In Nicotiana tabacum cultivar K326 chromosome 17, ASM71507v2, whole genome shotgun sequence, one DNA window encodes the following:
- the LOC142172120 gene encoding uncharacterized protein LOC142172120: MANTWYETVLLGRPAGAAPLTWDEFTKLFMNHFLTDILMQKYTRDFERLVQTSDMDVSTYNTNFCKLARYAPYLVPTEEARVQRFVDRLVGRLYTEVAPQMKTLSYSDAVDLARKIENKGRDKRAASHLRKKAKTRGSFSGGFSENRKAGTRGPLAFGHRNSGQIYATTPVCQTCGRSHLGQYRVLTRECFWCGQLGHHLRDCPQHSRNFNQASIQSAAPTQTTRNTSGAIGTRNRGRGAGDRATLNQGQGNAGRGQARVFAFTRHRMLWLQIRVEGRDTLADVIVLDMIHFYMLMGMNWLSSCYAIVDCHAKIVKFEIPNEPSFVLKGGQVPETCKVVSFMKAQRLLKKGCLGLLAIVNDTRKETISIEDVLVVREFSDVFPEDLPGLPPVREIDFDIDLPPDTHPISIPPYWMAPAELKELKQQLQDLLDKGFIKPSISPWGAPVLQGEHEDHLRFVLQTLREHRFYVKFSKCEFWLDSVSFLGHVVSKDGIMVDPKKIEAVQKWPKPTSPTEIHSFLGLAGYYSRFVQDFSRIAAPLTKRTQKNIKFRWTEECEQSFQKLKTCLTTAPILALPSGSGGFTVFCDTSRVGLGCVLMQNGRVITYALRQLKRKSMGSLAHIAPAKRLLAKDIQRLEDTGIRFSVGNSESLLACTQANYSLVEHIKATQYEDERLCKYRDVALAGKSKDMIVESGGVLRMGDMLCVADVDGLRHSILEEAHNSKYTIHLGSTKM; encoded by the exons ATGGCCAACACATGGTATGAAACTGTATTGCTAGGAAGGCCAGCGGGAGCAGCACCATTGACATGGGACGAATTCACTAAATTGTTCATGAATCATTTTCTTACGGACATCCTGATGCAAAAATATACTAGAGACTTTGAGAGATTGGTTCAGACTTCAGATATGGATGTGTCAACATATAACACCAACTTTTGTAAGCTGGCTAGATATGCTCCGTACTTAGTGCCTACCGAAGAAGCTCGAGTTCAAAGGTTCGTTGATAGATTGGTTGGTCGGTTATACACTGAAGTAGCCCCACAGATGAAGACTTTATCCTACTCTGATGCAGTCGACCTTGCtagaaaaattgaaaacaagggacgTGATAAGCGTGCGGCTAGTCATTTACGTAAGAAGGCCAAGACAAGAGGGTCTTTCAGTGGCGGTTTTAGTGAAAATCGAAAAGCA GGTACTAGGGGACCGTTAGCATTTGGACATCGTAATTCTGGGCAGATATATGCCACTACTCCAGTCTGCCAGACCTGCGGTAGATCACATTTGGGCCAGTATCGTGTTCTAACTAGAGAATGCTTTTGGTGTGGCCAGTTGGGACATCACTTGAGGGATTGCCCTCAACATTCGAGGAATTTCAACCAGGCTTCTATTCAATCAGCTGCACCTACTCAGACTACTCGTAATACTTCAGGTGCTATAGGTACAAGAAATAGAGGTCGAGGTGCTGGGGATCGTGCTACTTTGAATCAAGGACAAGGCAAtgctggtagaggtcaggcgagggtttttgcatttactagacaTCGAATGCTGTGGTTACAG ATTCGGGTTGAGGGTAGAGATACTCTAGCTGATGttattgtacttgatatgatTCACTTTTACATGCTGATGGGAATGAATTGGTTATCTTCTTGCTATGCTATCGTCGATTGTCATGCAAAGATAGTCAAGTTTGAGATACCAAACGAACCTAGTTTTGTTCTAAAAGGGGGTCAGGTTCCAGAGACTTGCAAAGTtgtatcttttatgaaggctcaacgacTTCTTAAGAAAGGTTGCTTGGGTCTCTTAGCTATTGTAAATgacacaagaaaggaaacaatcaGTATAGAAGATGTTCTAGTAGTGAGagaattttctgatgtatttcctgaggaTTTACCAGGATTGCCTCCAGTAcgagaaatagattttgatattGATTTGCCACCTGACACGCATCCCATATCAATACCGCCATATtggatggcaccagcagagttgaaggagctaAAACAACAACTACAGGATTtgttagataagggttttatcAAACCGAGTATATCtccatggggtgcaccagtact CCAAGGAGAACACGAGGATCATCTTAGATTTGTGTTGCAGACATTGCGAGAACATCGGTTTTAtgttaagttctcgaagtgtgaattttggctagactcagtatCATTTCTGGGGCATGTGGTATCCAAAGATGGAAttatggtagatcctaagaagatcgaAGCTGTGCAGAAATGGCCCAAACCTACTTCTCCTACAGAGATTCACAGCTTTTTAGGCTTAGCAGGCTATTACAGTCGTTTTGTGCAGGATTTCTCCAGAATAGCAGCGCCACTGACTAAGCGAACACAGAAAAATATAAAGTTTCGGTGGACGGAGGAATGTGAGCagagctttcaaaaactcaaaacatgtTTGACAACTGCACCAATATTAGCCTTACCATCAGGTTCTGGAGGATTTACAGTATTCTGTGACACCTCGAGGGTGGGATTAGGATGTGTTCTCATGCAAAATGGTCGTGTTATAACTTATGCTTTGAGACAATTGAAAAG aaaatctatggggagtttggcacatATAGCTCCTGCAAAGAGACTTTTGGCCAAAGATATTCAGAGACTAGAAGATACAGGTATCAGATTTAGTGTCGGAAATTCAGAGTCATTGTTGGCTTGTACTCAGGCTAACTATTCATTAGTTGAGCACATTAAGGCCACCCAATATGAGGATGAGCGATTATGCAAATATAGAGATGTGGCCTTAGCTGGTAAAAGCAAGGATATGATTGTTGAAAGTGGTGGTGTGCTTCGAATGGGGGACATGCTATGTGTAGCAGACGTAGATGGGTTGAGACATTctattcttgaagaagcccacaaCTCTAAATACACCATACATCTTGGATCCACAAAAATGTAG